Proteins from a single region of Antechinus flavipes isolate AdamAnt ecotype Samford, QLD, Australia chromosome 2, AdamAnt_v2, whole genome shotgun sequence:
- the LOC127546668 gene encoding uncharacterized protein LOC127546668: MAQKLYLKTEVNKISAQVDGAQQLSKINRTQRESSGHQWLSLSSSRGSGRAAPSGQPRVRNGGPSTPSGFGKERGRGRQQKTHPPPQTEAPTLHNDSGRAPSPGRREETAQAGITPAREAKRRVIDRERPEGLESPLRPQSRRPGFPQSVARRLPLSHHHRGRFPSISAEEANRMNCSAGFWARERGLPIKLQQEAKSKSQSPSLQTTRHPISWERELQQYDKPCIFIPEPRGNFQIARAPVAGKPGTESLVQKTQMYPI, translated from the exons ATGGCGCAGAAGCTATATTTGAAAACCGAGGTAAACAAGATCTCAGCCCAAGTGGATGGAGCACAACAGCTGTCTAAGATTAATCGCACACAGAGAGAGTCATCCGGACACCAGTGGCTTTCCCTTTCATCCTCAAGG GGTTCCGGTAGGGCAGCCCCAAGCGGTCAGCCCCGAGTCCGGAATGGGGGGCCCAGTACTCCCTCTGGTTTCGGCAAAGAACGCGGGCGGGGCAGG caacaaaagaccCACCCACCCCCCCAAACCGAAGCACCGACTCTGCACAACGACTCTGGGAGAGCCCCGAGTccgggaaggagggaggaaacgGCGCAGGCGGGGATCACGCCGGCGAGGGAGGCGAAGAGGAGGGTGATCGATAGGGAGAGACCCGAAGGTTTAGAGAGCCCCCTCCGACCGCAGTCACGTCGACCGGGCTTCCCCCAGTCTGTGGCTCGCCGGCTCCCTCTCTCACACCATCACCGCGGGAGATTTCCCAGCATCTCGGCGGAAGAGGCGAACAGAATGAACTGCTCGGCTGGTTTCTGGGCGAGAGAGAGAGGCTTGCCCATTAAGCTGCAGCAAGAAGCCAAATCCAAAAGCCAATCTCCAAGCCTCCAAACCACACGTCACCCTATCAGCTGGGAGCGAGAACTGCAACAGTATGACAAGCCTTGCATATTTATTCCTGAGCCGAGGGGGAATTTTCAGATCGCTCGGGCTCCTGTGGCAGGAAAGCCAGGGACAGAATCCCTAGTCCAGAAAACACAAATGTATCCAATTTAA